The Mycobacterium paragordonae genome includes a region encoding these proteins:
- a CDS encoding PIG-L deacetylase family protein: protein MRAPPPTNGPRFAAKPLDGGGTPVRQWLGARRPPPLDLTGCSSLIVVGAHPDDETLGLGATVAQLVAAGVAVRVVSVSDGGAAHPAASVSERVRLEGARRDELLNAAAILGVDAPLTLGLPDGRLAEHEDHLTGLLGEILQDCAPASWCAATWRGDGHPDHEAVGRAAATACERAGRTLLEYPVWMWHWAVPGDPDVPWDRAFSVPVEQWAVERKSKAAQCFPSQFDGPDPVLPPFTLQRLLAVGEVVFR, encoded by the coding sequence TTGAGGGCGCCGCCGCCGACCAACGGGCCGCGGTTCGCGGCCAAACCCCTGGACGGCGGCGGGACCCCGGTGCGCCAGTGGTTGGGCGCGCGCCGGCCACCCCCACTGGACCTGACCGGGTGCAGCTCCCTGATCGTCGTTGGGGCACACCCCGACGACGAGACCTTGGGCCTGGGTGCGACTGTCGCCCAACTCGTCGCCGCGGGCGTCGCCGTCCGGGTCGTCTCCGTCAGTGACGGCGGGGCCGCGCACCCAGCGGCGTCGGTGTCCGAGCGAGTTCGGCTCGAAGGAGCCCGCCGAGACGAGTTGCTCAATGCCGCAGCGATTTTGGGTGTCGATGCGCCGCTGACGCTCGGGTTGCCGGACGGGCGGTTGGCCGAACACGAGGATCATCTCACCGGGTTGCTCGGCGAGATTCTGCAGGACTGCGCGCCCGCGTCGTGGTGCGCGGCGACCTGGCGTGGTGACGGTCATCCCGACCACGAGGCAGTGGGACGCGCAGCAGCGACCGCGTGCGAACGCGCCGGCCGCACCCTGCTGGAGTATCCGGTGTGGATGTGGCATTGGGCGGTTCCCGGGGACCCGGACGTGCCCTGGGACCGGGCTTTCTCGGTGCCGGTCGAGCAGTGGGCGGTGGAACGCAAAAGCAAAGCAGCACAATGCTTCCCGAGTCAGTTCGACGGACCGGATCCGGTACTGCCACCGTTCACACTGCAGCGGCTACTTGCGGTGGGGGAGGTGGTTTTCCGGTGA
- a CDS encoding STAS domain-containing protein, whose product MTSCGRSIVIATDRHGDSAVLRADGVLDSSTYRSLRDSVINAALDEPQAVIVDVDRLAVPSPSAWSVFTSARWHVNIWPDVAIMLVASDIRDRRAIARCGVARYVPVHPTCHAALLAADVVSWHSRRRGRAELPRSRAGIRLARAMIDGWLTAWSCDRLIPVASTVATVFIENVLEHTDSAPVLIVETCQDTVTVAVEDGSHRPAGRHEDAGSGADIVSGLAIVSVLCRAWGSTPTSSGKTVWALVGSENRLEARG is encoded by the coding sequence GTGACTAGCTGTGGTCGCTCCATCGTCATCGCCACGGATCGCCATGGCGACTCAGCCGTCCTGCGTGCCGACGGCGTGCTGGACAGCTCAACCTACCGGAGTCTGCGTGACAGCGTGATCAACGCGGCGCTGGACGAGCCCCAGGCGGTGATTGTCGACGTGGACCGGCTGGCCGTGCCGTCCCCGTCGGCCTGGTCAGTGTTCACCAGCGCGCGCTGGCACGTCAACATCTGGCCGGATGTAGCGATCATGTTGGTAGCCAGTGACATTCGTGACCGCCGGGCCATCGCCCGCTGTGGCGTGGCCCGATACGTGCCGGTACACCCGACCTGCCACGCCGCCCTGCTTGCCGCTGACGTCGTCAGCTGGCACAGCCGTCGCCGGGGACGTGCTGAGCTGCCGCGCAGCCGGGCCGGCATCCGCCTGGCCCGCGCCATGATCGACGGATGGCTCACCGCCTGGTCATGTGACCGGCTGATACCGGTGGCCAGCACCGTCGCGACGGTTTTCATCGAGAACGTGCTGGAACACACCGACAGCGCACCGGTCTTGATAGTGGAAACCTGCCAAGACACCGTGACGGTCGCCGTCGAGGATGGTAGTCATCGACCGGCGGGCAGGCACGAAGACGCCGGCAGCGGCGCCGACATCGTTTCCGGCCTGGCCATCGTCTCGGTCTTGTGCCGCGCCTGGGGCAGCACGCCGACATCATCCGGCAAAACGGTGTGGGCGCTGGTGGGTTCCGAAAATCGGCTCGAAGCCCGCGGGTAG
- a CDS encoding glycosyltransferase, whose amino-acid sequence MRIAIVWGDDVCAGNQDLVGDELENDFGRLSAALAAHGHTVTSHPRDGVGALAPVSPAKVLPFVGDWAATLYRQWSSEPPDVVHSFGWLGGLAAQLAARRNHLITVQSFYGLAATISGARNGRSADSERARLEPLLIRGAAWVTAGSSAELDVITRLRRNRARTSVLSTGIDVERYACTDPTWLDNGTHRIVQVAPNLQPCNGFDKTIQVLPHVPDSELVIAETSVNDARNKRERTKLKRMATELGVSSRVHFAGCVASEDIPPLLWSADVVACTPRLAPRATSALQAMAAGRVVVGTAVGALMDTVVGNVTGLLVSPTKPHELAGALKTMQQQRFQRQSMGSAGRSRVMSRFTWDRIAQDALSIYHQASHAKVSAIA is encoded by the coding sequence GTGAGGATCGCCATTGTCTGGGGCGACGACGTCTGCGCTGGCAACCAGGATCTCGTCGGAGATGAATTAGAGAACGATTTCGGAAGACTCAGCGCGGCGCTGGCCGCCCATGGCCACACCGTGACGAGCCACCCTCGTGACGGCGTCGGTGCGCTCGCGCCGGTTTCCCCGGCAAAGGTGCTGCCGTTCGTCGGCGACTGGGCCGCCACGTTGTACCGTCAGTGGTCCAGCGAACCGCCGGACGTCGTGCACAGCTTCGGATGGCTGGGCGGACTGGCCGCACAACTGGCGGCCCGCCGCAATCACTTGATCACCGTGCAGAGCTTCTACGGCCTGGCCGCAACAATTTCCGGCGCGCGCAACGGACGGTCCGCAGATTCCGAACGGGCTCGCCTCGAACCGCTGCTGATCCGCGGCGCCGCCTGGGTGACGGCCGGCAGCAGCGCGGAACTCGATGTGATCACAAGATTGCGCCGCAATCGGGCCCGTACCTCTGTCCTGTCGACCGGGATCGACGTCGAACGCTACGCCTGCACCGATCCCACCTGGCTGGACAACGGTACCCACCGGATAGTGCAGGTTGCGCCGAACCTGCAGCCCTGCAATGGATTCGACAAGACCATCCAAGTACTACCGCACGTGCCGGACAGTGAACTCGTGATCGCGGAGACGTCCGTCAATGATGCCCGCAACAAGCGCGAGCGGACCAAGCTCAAGCGCATGGCCACCGAATTGGGCGTGAGCAGCCGCGTCCACTTCGCGGGTTGCGTTGCCTCCGAGGATATTCCGCCGCTGCTCTGGTCCGCCGACGTGGTGGCCTGCACTCCCCGGCTGGCGCCGCGCGCCACCTCGGCGTTGCAGGCCATGGCCGCCGGACGGGTCGTCGTCGGAACGGCCGTCGGGGCTTTGATGGACACTGTCGTCGGGAACGTCACCGGCCTGCTGGTGTCCCCGACCAAGCCGCACGAACTGGCCGGAGCATTGAAAACGATGCAGCAGCAGCGTTTTCAGCGTCAGAGCATGGGTTCGGCCGGTCGCTCCCGGGTGATGTCACGTTTCACCTGGGACCGCATCGCCCAAGACGCTTTGAGCATCTATCACCAGGCGAGTCACGCCAAAGTCAGCGCCATAGCCTAG
- a CDS encoding helix-turn-helix transcriptional regulator produces MTTAPYQVDTEDRSESRAPEAVRYAKFHTADSDAAKRFFAEAYHPGWRATSLTNGSSVTHQRFESEAVTIDEVLIEGRVGCEIRSTDAVVVVHPRAGSLTLAGDPGTRMDTPAIAADGLPCAIQANTARFHVVRMDLRHLTQVAADKTGPLPQQIRFTSCRPRSMAVSHTWTQALDYVIASYSYAETARQPLVVNAAAHLLGAALLECFSSNMSDGQDLLRNPSVPPTLKGAISFVHRHAGDGIGVNDVADALRMTSRAVQYLFRQHLDTTPTEYLRRVRLHRAHQELINSDRSTTTVSEVAHRWSFAHTGRFAALYRKTYGQSPHATLQQ; encoded by the coding sequence ATGACCACAGCGCCCTATCAGGTAGACACCGAAGACCGGTCGGAGAGTCGCGCGCCGGAGGCGGTCCGGTACGCGAAGTTCCACACCGCCGACTCCGATGCGGCGAAACGCTTCTTCGCCGAGGCCTATCACCCGGGGTGGCGGGCTACCAGTCTGACCAATGGCTCGTCGGTCACCCACCAACGCTTCGAGTCCGAGGCGGTCACCATTGACGAGGTGCTGATCGAGGGCCGGGTGGGTTGCGAAATCCGCAGCACCGATGCAGTGGTGGTGGTCCATCCCCGCGCCGGCTCGCTGACGCTGGCCGGCGACCCAGGCACCAGGATGGACACTCCGGCGATCGCCGCCGACGGTCTGCCGTGCGCCATCCAGGCGAATACGGCGCGGTTTCATGTCGTGCGGATGGATCTGCGGCACCTTACCCAGGTCGCGGCGGACAAGACTGGGCCGCTGCCCCAACAGATCCGCTTCACCAGTTGCCGCCCCCGCTCGATGGCGGTCTCCCACACCTGGACCCAGGCGCTGGATTACGTCATCGCGAGCTATTCCTATGCCGAGACCGCTCGCCAGCCACTAGTCGTCAACGCGGCAGCTCACCTGCTCGGCGCCGCGTTGCTCGAGTGTTTTTCCTCCAACATGAGCGACGGGCAGGACCTGCTACGCAATCCGTCGGTGCCACCGACCTTGAAAGGCGCGATTTCCTTCGTTCACCGGCACGCCGGAGACGGCATCGGGGTCAACGACGTCGCCGACGCGCTGCGGATGACCTCCCGCGCGGTGCAGTATCTGTTCCGGCAGCACCTGGACACCACACCCACCGAGTACCTGCGCCGGGTGCGACTGCACCGCGCGCATCAGGAACTGATCAACAGTGACCGGTCCACCACTACCGTCAGCGAAGTCGCCCACCGATGGAGCTTCGCCCACACGGGCCGGTTCGCGGCCCTGTATCGCAAGACCTACGGCCAGAGCCCGCACGCCACGCTGCAACAGTGA
- a CDS encoding glycosyltransferase: MSAAASHTYDQVAVVIPAHNERERLPHCLSAVVTAALCVSIPVTIVVVLDASEDESAELAGQYGTDVHFVRVESRNVGAARAAGFDFAREICGPDANSWYATTDADSTVNPDWLVRQLDCAADMFLGLVRVTDWQQHRSEVVDRYEDAYDARVDDDHDHVHGANMAFSSRAYWRVGGFRALTSGEDVDLVARFEHAGYRICRDTARSVITSARIQARAPRGFADHLSTLSESATGDVA; the protein is encoded by the coding sequence ATGTCAGCCGCAGCGTCGCACACCTACGACCAGGTTGCCGTAGTCATTCCAGCGCACAACGAACGGGAGCGTCTCCCGCACTGTCTGTCCGCGGTAGTGACCGCCGCGCTGTGTGTTTCCATCCCGGTCACCATCGTCGTGGTGCTCGACGCCAGCGAGGACGAGAGCGCCGAACTGGCCGGTCAATACGGAACCGATGTGCATTTTGTTCGCGTCGAATCCCGCAATGTGGGTGCGGCGCGGGCCGCGGGGTTCGATTTCGCCCGCGAGATCTGCGGGCCGGATGCGAATAGTTGGTACGCCACCACCGATGCGGACAGCACGGTGAACCCGGATTGGCTGGTGCGGCAGCTGGACTGCGCAGCGGACATGTTCCTGGGCCTGGTCCGGGTCACTGACTGGCAACAGCATCGCAGCGAAGTAGTAGACCGGTACGAGGACGCTTACGACGCACGCGTCGACGATGACCACGACCATGTTCATGGCGCCAACATGGCTTTCAGCTCACGGGCGTATTGGCGCGTCGGTGGTTTCCGGGCCTTGACCTCCGGTGAAGATGTTGACTTGGTAGCGCGGTTCGAGCATGCTGGCTACCGAATTTGCCGAGACACCGCACGATCGGTTATTACTTCGGCACGAATCCAGGCTCGGGCGCCACGCGGATTTGCTGATCATTTGAGCACGCTTTCTGAAAGCGCGACGGGGGATGTCGCATGA
- a CDS encoding DUF4193 domain-containing protein yields the protein MTTVSDYDARRVTDTDASDRSTLRELGPMPKLATTVVDDDPNDSLFFELPGADLSSEELSVVVIPQRSDEFTCSSCFLVQHRNRLRDTSGGRQICADCV from the coding sequence ATGACGACCGTCAGCGACTACGACGCACGCCGCGTGACCGACACCGACGCCTCGGACCGGTCCACGCTCCGTGAGTTGGGACCCATGCCGAAGCTGGCCACGACGGTCGTCGACGACGACCCGAACGACTCGCTGTTCTTCGAGCTGCCGGGCGCGGACCTGTCCAGCGAGGAACTGTCGGTCGTGGTGATCCCCCAGCGGTCTGACGAGTTCACCTGCTCGAGTTGCTTCCTGGTGCAGCACCGCAACCGGTTGCGCGACACCAGCGGTGGACGGCAGATCTGCGCCGACTGCGTGTGA
- a CDS encoding nucleotidyltransferase family protein has protein sequence MNSPPEPRELREALRGAVSALKEHGPPFALAGSYALWAYGAPEPTHDVDIVVAEADVPAAATTLGKAGFRIERPPEDWLFKAHFGETVVDVLHRVNGVTVTADALDCAEQRVVLALLIPVLPPTTVFIQKLRALTEHYCDFAKLIPAARAIREQLDWDRIAAETADNDFAAAFLVLAGRLGLTE, from the coding sequence ATGAATTCGCCTCCCGAGCCCCGCGAACTTCGAGAAGCGCTGCGCGGCGCGGTGTCGGCGCTCAAAGAGCACGGCCCCCCGTTCGCGCTCGCGGGCAGCTACGCACTGTGGGCATACGGCGCCCCCGAACCGACCCATGACGTCGACATCGTGGTGGCCGAGGCGGACGTGCCGGCGGCGGCCACCACCCTCGGCAAAGCCGGATTCCGAATCGAACGTCCGCCGGAGGACTGGCTGTTCAAGGCCCACTTCGGCGAGACGGTCGTCGATGTCCTGCACCGGGTCAACGGCGTGACGGTGACTGCGGATGCGCTGGACTGTGCCGAGCAGCGTGTGGTGCTGGCCCTCCTGATCCCGGTGCTGCCGCCCACCACGGTGTTCATCCAGAAACTCCGCGCCCTCACCGAGCACTACTGCGATTTCGCCAAACTGATTCCGGCCGCGCGCGCCATCCGGGAGCAACTGGACTGGGATCGCATCGCTGCCGAAACGGCGGACAACGATTTCGCGGCGGCTTTCCTGGTGTTGGCCGGACGGCTGGGCCTCACCGAGTAA
- a CDS encoding endonuclease/exonuclease/phosphatase family protein, with translation MRIATFNILHGRTVGDGVDPQRLRDCVRRLDPDILALQEVDFDQPRSGRADLTAAAAEAMGAVEHRFVAAISGTPGATWMAATGREQPGTAAYGIALLSRFPATSWQVVRLPRIPMRFPMYLPGPNKVMIVDEEPRAAVIARLQTPLGLMTVANTHLSFVPAWNVRQLRRLVRDLRGLPGPRLLVGDLNLTPAPVHRWTRMRPLAAAATFPADAPTRQLDHIVTDDKELRAGATVADLMPISDHRPLVADLHR, from the coding sequence GTGCGGATAGCGACCTTCAACATCCTGCACGGCCGCACGGTCGGTGACGGGGTCGATCCGCAGCGCCTGCGGGACTGTGTGCGCCGACTCGATCCCGACATCCTGGCGTTGCAGGAGGTCGATTTCGACCAGCCGCGCTCCGGTCGGGCCGATCTGACCGCGGCCGCGGCCGAGGCGATGGGCGCGGTGGAGCACAGGTTTGTGGCCGCCATTTCGGGAACGCCGGGGGCGACCTGGATGGCCGCCACCGGGCGGGAACAACCCGGGACCGCGGCCTACGGCATCGCGTTGCTGTCGCGGTTCCCGGCGACCAGCTGGCAGGTGGTGCGGCTACCCCGCATCCCGATGCGCTTCCCGATGTACCTGCCCGGGCCCAACAAGGTGATGATCGTCGACGAGGAGCCGCGAGCCGCGGTGATCGCCCGGCTGCAGACGCCGCTGGGGCTGATGACGGTGGCCAACACCCACCTGTCTTTCGTGCCGGCGTGGAATGTGCGCCAGCTGCGCCGGCTGGTCCGCGACCTGCGCGGCCTGCCCGGGCCGCGGCTGCTGGTCGGTGACCTCAACCTCACGCCGGCCCCCGTGCACCGCTGGACACGTATGCGTCCGCTGGCTGCCGCGGCGACGTTTCCCGCCGACGCGCCGACTCGTCAGCTCGACCACATCGTCACCGACGACAAGGAGTTGCGCGCCGGCGCGACGGTCGCCGATCTGATGCCGATCTCGGATCACCGGCCACTGGTGGCCGACCTGCACAGGTGA
- a CDS encoding SAM-dependent methyltransferase, translated as MTARLPDAYFDRIYADADDPWELSTRWYEERKYAIALALLPGRRYRHAFEPGCSIGTLTERLVQRCDQVTAVDVADVAIRAADARLRESGRRDRVTLSQGSLDEPWPAGPFDLLVLSEVAYYLAADTLAEVLRRECPRLLPGAIVIAAHWRHPVADYPLTGDAAHAVIADTPGLAPLGRYRDDDVVIDVFDTGDGRSVAAREQLPGVQEQMCG; from the coding sequence GTGACCGCGCGGCTGCCCGACGCCTACTTCGACCGGATCTACGCGGACGCGGACGACCCGTGGGAGTTGTCGACGCGCTGGTACGAAGAGCGCAAGTACGCGATCGCGTTGGCGCTGCTGCCCGGCCGGCGCTATCGGCATGCTTTCGAGCCGGGTTGCTCGATCGGGACGCTGACCGAACGGTTGGTGCAGCGCTGCGATCAGGTAACCGCCGTCGACGTGGCCGACGTCGCCATCCGCGCGGCTGATGCGCGACTCCGGGAGAGCGGGCGCCGCGACCGCGTCACGCTGTCGCAGGGATCCCTGGACGAACCCTGGCCGGCCGGCCCGTTCGACCTGCTGGTGCTGAGCGAGGTCGCCTATTACCTGGCGGCGGACACCCTGGCCGAAGTCCTGCGACGGGAATGTCCCCGACTGCTGCCCGGCGCCATAGTCATCGCCGCCCATTGGCGGCACCCGGTGGCCGACTATCCGCTCACCGGGGACGCTGCCCACGCCGTCATCGCCGATACGCCCGGACTGGCACCGCTGGGCCGGTACCGCGACGACGACGTCGTCATCGACGTTTTCGACACCGGCGACGGCCGCTCGGTGGCGGCGCGGGAGCAGCTGCCCGGCGTGCAGGAGCAGATGTGCGGATAG
- a CDS encoding isochorismatase family cysteine hydrolase, with protein sequence MSDTAVLIIDMFNDYDHPDAEPLADNAAGIIDPLVGLINDARDHDGVDLIYVNDNHGNFTADRQSIISSALNGKRPELVKPLVPPDDTYVLTKVRHSVFYSTALDYLLDRLKTQRLVLAGQVTEQCILYSALDGYLRHYEVVVPPDAVAHIDEELGAAALKMMERNMSAELVEAAHCLP encoded by the coding sequence GTGAGTGATACCGCCGTGTTGATCATCGACATGTTCAACGATTACGACCATCCCGACGCCGAACCGCTGGCCGACAACGCCGCAGGCATCATCGATCCTTTGGTCGGGCTGATCAACGACGCCCGCGACCACGACGGCGTCGACCTGATCTACGTCAACGACAACCACGGCAACTTCACCGCCGACCGCCAATCGATCATTTCCAGCGCCCTGAACGGCAAGCGGCCCGAACTGGTCAAGCCGCTGGTGCCGCCGGACGACACCTACGTCCTGACCAAGGTCCGTCACAGCGTCTTCTACTCCACGGCTCTGGACTATCTGCTCGATCGCTTGAAGACGCAGCGTCTGGTGCTGGCCGGCCAGGTCACCGAGCAGTGCATCCTCTACAGCGCACTGGACGGTTATCTGCGCCACTACGAGGTGGTGGTGCCGCCCGACGCTGTCGCCCACATCGACGAGGAACTCGGTGCGGCCGCGCTGAAGATGATGGAGCGCAACATGAGCGCCGAACTGGTGGAGGCGGCGCACTGCCTGCCTTGA
- a CDS encoding chemotaxis protein CheB, with translation MHVSNGGNDLAGVVAISASAGGVEALTQLAAGLSTDLPYTFLIALHLPKPADALFPTLPATAANAGLLDYQVTAADVGTILGELPQREIDETDPDPDTALNLEHRFAMAAGHGPMHRRYTQFADETEQALAVLSERRGGVPTHSGAVGD, from the coding sequence ATGCATGTGAGCAACGGAGGCAATGACCTCGCCGGCGTGGTCGCGATCAGCGCTTCCGCAGGAGGCGTCGAAGCGCTGACCCAGTTGGCGGCCGGGCTGTCGACGGATCTGCCATATACGTTCCTCATCGCACTACATTTGCCGAAGCCAGCAGATGCCCTGTTTCCCACACTGCCGGCCACTGCGGCCAACGCCGGGCTACTGGATTATCAGGTCACCGCGGCAGACGTCGGAACGATACTCGGCGAGTTGCCGCAGCGTGAGATCGACGAGACCGACCCGGACCCCGACACGGCGCTCAACCTGGAACACCGTTTCGCCATGGCGGCAGGTCACGGTCCGATGCATCGGCGCTACACGCAGTTCGCCGATGAGACAGAACAGGCGCTGGCCGTACTGAGCGAGCGACGCGGCGGTGTGCCTACCCACTCGGGCGCCGTCGGTGACTAG
- a CDS encoding DUF7218 family protein, producing MPNSSIKNEKLYEDLRKKGDSKEKAARISNAAAGQGKSKVARKGGKSGSYADWTVPELKKRAKELGMSGYSSLTKDKLVQKLRNH from the coding sequence GTGCCGAATTCGTCCATCAAGAACGAGAAGCTTTACGAGGACTTGCGCAAGAAGGGCGACTCGAAGGAGAAGGCCGCGCGGATCTCGAATGCGGCCGCTGGACAGGGTAAGTCCAAGGTCGCGCGCAAGGGCGGCAAGTCCGGATCGTATGCGGACTGGACCGTTCCGGAGCTGAAGAAGCGGGCCAAAGAGCTGGGGATGTCCGGGTATTCGAGTCTGACGAAGGACAAACTGGTTCAAAAGCTCCGGAACCACTGA
- a CDS encoding PAS and ANTAR domain-containing protein yields the protein MGRFRYLAREDRWEWSEEVARMHGYEPGSVQPTSQLLIKHKHPDDKPTVPELIEQVRRHGAPFSSRHRIVDTRGETHVVVVVGDRFGGPDGRLLGIGGFYIDITDQFDADLQKHLSEALLAVDSRRAVINQAMGILMLRYGVNAESAFDLLVKLSQESNVKLRDIAERVVDEITAQDVVHDNAADRVDRLLRTREGL from the coding sequence GTGGGGAGATTTCGCTACCTGGCCCGTGAGGACCGCTGGGAGTGGTCGGAAGAGGTGGCACGGATGCACGGCTACGAGCCGGGTTCCGTGCAGCCGACATCCCAGTTGCTGATCAAACACAAGCACCCCGACGACAAACCGACAGTTCCTGAGCTCATCGAGCAGGTGCGCCGGCACGGCGCCCCGTTCAGCAGCAGACATCGAATCGTCGACACCCGCGGCGAAACGCATGTGGTTGTTGTGGTGGGGGACCGGTTCGGCGGCCCGGACGGGCGACTGCTGGGCATCGGTGGGTTCTACATCGACATCACCGATCAGTTCGATGCTGACCTGCAGAAGCACCTGAGTGAGGCGTTGCTGGCCGTCGATTCGAGGCGCGCGGTGATCAATCAGGCGATGGGAATCCTCATGCTTCGCTACGGGGTCAACGCCGAGTCGGCGTTCGACCTGCTGGTGAAGCTGTCGCAGGAGTCGAATGTCAAGCTGCGCGACATCGCCGAGCGGGTCGTGGACGAGATCACCGCTCAGGACGTCGTGCACGACAACGCGGCCGACCGGGTCGACCGGCTACTCCGTACCCGCGAGGGTTTGTAG
- a CDS encoding acyl-CoA dehydrogenase family protein has translation MTAGLVQHWLESGRLELPLPAAGYTAERLQQLTRLAQDDIAAARIAEAHVDAVAILHELGGKPPEPTQLWGVWAAEASDAKLIATSVSGDEFLLNGTKVWCSGAGFCTNALVSAQLEDGERGLFAVTLTDAGVKPLPSTWWNPGMAGSDTRSVQFNNVQAILVGEPGDYLNRAGFWHGAIGVAACWLGGARRVADPLYRCARSESADAYALAHLGAVDAALAAGDAMLAAAAAQIDADPFDRAGTAQLLARRVRAVVEHAVDEAITRTGRALGPGPLCQDGRHAQRVADLTIYIRQSHAERDLAELGRLAGRPSR, from the coding sequence ATGACCGCGGGATTAGTTCAACACTGGCTGGAATCGGGGCGATTGGAACTGCCATTGCCGGCGGCGGGATACACCGCGGAACGCCTGCAGCAGCTGACACGATTGGCCCAGGACGACATCGCGGCGGCCCGTATCGCCGAGGCCCACGTCGACGCCGTGGCCATCCTGCACGAATTGGGCGGCAAGCCGCCCGAGCCGACCCAGCTGTGGGGGGTGTGGGCGGCCGAAGCGTCCGATGCGAAATTGATCGCCACCAGCGTGTCCGGTGACGAGTTCCTGCTCAACGGCACCAAGGTGTGGTGTTCGGGCGCCGGCTTCTGCACGAACGCCCTGGTCTCGGCGCAGCTGGAGGACGGCGAGCGGGGGTTGTTCGCCGTCACCCTCACCGACGCCGGCGTGAAGCCGCTGCCCAGCACCTGGTGGAACCCGGGCATGGCGGGCAGCGACACCCGCTCGGTGCAGTTCAACAATGTGCAAGCGATCCTGGTCGGTGAGCCCGGGGACTACCTGAACCGTGCCGGCTTCTGGCACGGCGCGATCGGGGTCGCCGCCTGCTGGCTGGGCGGCGCCCGCCGGGTAGCCGACCCGCTGTACCGCTGCGCCCGCAGCGAATCGGCCGACGCCTACGCCCTCGCCCACCTCGGGGCCGTAGATGCCGCGCTCGCCGCCGGTGACGCGATGCTGGCCGCGGCGGCGGCGCAGATCGACGCGGACCCGTTCGACCGCGCCGGCACCGCTCAGCTGCTGGCCCGACGCGTGCGTGCAGTCGTTGAACACGCGGTCGACGAAGCGATCACCCGCACCGGACGCGCGCTCGGGCCCGGCCCGCTGTGCCAGGATGGCCGGCACGCACAGCGAGTGGCCGACCTGACCATCTACATACGGCAGAGTCACGCCGAGCGCGACCTTGCCGAGCTCGGCCGGCTGGCCGGCCGGCCCAGCCGTTGA